A section of the Gloeobacter violaceus PCC 7421 genome encodes:
- the aroA gene encoding 3-phosphoshikimate 1-carboxyvinyltransferase — MGQAFSITPARRLSGEIAVAGDKSISHRALMLAALAEGESVIEGLLPGDDPRSTAACLRALGAEISGIDGPSVRVRGVGLGRLHEPADVLDMGNSGTTMRLMLGVLAGQPGLFCTLTGDRSLRSRPMLRVVSPLRQMGARIWGREEGGRAPLAVWGEQLRAIDFVSPVASAQVKSAVLLAGLLAEGLTSVSEPVRSRDHSERMLRAFGAEVLVDGTTAAVRGPARLRAQSLRVPGDISSAAFWLVAGSIVPDSQLLLSGVGVNPTRTGVLDALAAMGADIAVENRREVCGEPVADLRVRSAPLKACTIGGEWIPRLVDEIPVLAVAACCAAGKTVIRDAAELRVKESDRLATMARELGRLGAHIEERPDGLVIEGGHRLVGAGVESHDDHRVAMSLAVAGLVATGTTEIADPDCATVSYPQFYEHLARVRQQ; from the coding sequence GTGGGACAAGCGTTTTCGATTACCCCGGCCCGGCGGCTGAGCGGGGAGATCGCCGTGGCGGGCGATAAGTCTATCTCCCATCGTGCCTTGATGCTCGCGGCCCTGGCCGAGGGTGAATCGGTGATCGAGGGACTGCTGCCGGGGGACGACCCGCGCAGTACTGCCGCGTGTTTGCGGGCTCTGGGCGCCGAGATTTCGGGGATCGACGGCCCGTCGGTGCGGGTGCGCGGCGTTGGCCTGGGCCGGCTGCATGAACCTGCGGATGTGCTGGATATGGGCAATTCCGGTACGACGATGCGGCTGATGCTGGGGGTGCTTGCCGGCCAGCCGGGGCTTTTTTGTACCCTCACGGGCGACCGATCGCTGCGCTCGCGGCCGATGCTCAGGGTGGTCTCACCGCTTCGGCAGATGGGGGCGCGCATCTGGGGGCGCGAGGAGGGCGGCCGGGCGCCGCTCGCGGTTTGGGGAGAGCAGCTCAGGGCGATCGACTTTGTTTCTCCTGTTGCCTCCGCCCAGGTCAAATCGGCCGTGCTGCTGGCCGGGTTGCTCGCCGAGGGGCTGACCAGCGTCAGTGAACCGGTCCGCTCGCGCGATCACAGCGAACGAATGCTCAGAGCCTTCGGAGCCGAGGTCCTGGTAGACGGCACCACCGCCGCGGTGCGCGGGCCTGCCAGATTGCGCGCCCAAAGTTTGCGGGTGCCCGGGGACATCAGCTCGGCCGCCTTCTGGCTGGTGGCAGGCTCGATTGTGCCCGATTCGCAGTTGCTCCTGAGCGGGGTCGGCGTCAACCCGACCCGCACGGGGGTACTCGACGCCCTCGCCGCCATGGGAGCGGATATCGCCGTGGAAAACCGGCGCGAAGTGTGCGGCGAGCCGGTGGCCGACCTGCGGGTGCGCTCAGCCCCCCTCAAAGCCTGCACGATCGGGGGCGAGTGGATTCCCCGGCTGGTGGATGAGATACCGGTGCTGGCGGTGGCCGCCTGCTGTGCCGCGGGCAAAACCGTGATCCGCGACGCCGCCGAATTGCGCGTCAAAGAGAGCGACCGGCTGGCCACGATGGCCCGCGAACTGGGCCGCCTTGGGGCGCACATCGAGGAGCGGCCGGACGGTCTGGTGATCGAAGGCGGCCATCGCCTGGTGGGAGCCGGTGTCGAGAGCCATGACGATCACCGGGTGGCGATGAGCCTGGCGGTGGCCGGGTTGGTGGCCACCGGCACCACCGAAATCGCCGACCCCGACTGTGCGACGGTCTCCTACCCGCAGTTCTACGAACACCTGGCCCGGGTGCGGCAGCAATAA
- a CDS encoding CPP1-like family protein — MSEPNPYHVLGIAEDALFEEVQEARARLLSEFALDEKRQQAIEIAYDTILMQRLKQRQDGKIKVHERIRYADRTVVARPAQAVPARPTQQWWRSLAVNAPEAGVSALVFSAVWLLYLALSSSAPANDGSYAIALGLFATIYFLYRKIRVFWKAGLYALGGVVVAILASSSLASVWQNQSVPPGLTGFVLIAILWVVTLLAR; from the coding sequence ATGAGTGAACCGAATCCCTACCATGTCCTCGGTATCGCTGAAGATGCCCTCTTTGAGGAGGTGCAGGAGGCGCGCGCGCGACTTCTGTCGGAGTTTGCCCTCGATGAGAAGCGTCAGCAGGCCATTGAAATCGCCTACGACACGATTTTGATGCAGCGGCTCAAGCAGCGCCAGGACGGCAAGATCAAGGTCCACGAGCGCATCCGCTACGCCGATCGCACCGTGGTCGCCCGTCCGGCCCAGGCGGTGCCTGCCCGTCCGACCCAGCAGTGGTGGCGCTCACTCGCTGTGAACGCTCCGGAGGCGGGGGTTTCGGCCCTGGTTTTCTCGGCTGTCTGGCTTCTCTATTTGGCGCTCTCATCTTCCGCCCCGGCCAACGACGGCAGCTATGCCATCGCCCTGGGATTGTTTGCGACGATTTATTTTCTCTACCGCAAGATCCGGGTGTTCTGGAAGGCGGGACTTTACGCCCTGGGCGGCGTCGTGGTCGCCATTCTCGCCTCCTCGTCGCTCGCCTCGGTTTGGCAGAACCAGTCGGTTCCTCCCGGGCTCACCGGCTTTGTGCTTATCGCCATCCTCTGGGTGGTCACACTGCTCGCCCGCTAA